A genomic segment from Drosophila miranda strain MSH22 chromosome 3, D.miranda_PacBio2.1, whole genome shotgun sequence encodes:
- the LOC108158822 gene encoding dnaJ homolog subfamily C member 13 isoform X2: MLPPRENVDLECFLVTKHSWKGKYKRILSIGTAGISTYNPDKFDLTNRWSYSDIVAAAPTKTSNIPNEFVLTIKKDKKLDTIKLSSEYRNDILSSILKYYKEFADKPKNTQRFSAYKYHWSGISLPTVLEVTPCSLDQLDPTTNDVLASYMYKDIEGIIGISDYEGGIVMAYGGFSRLHLFKALNHHEIVQNIAQSSAQFLGIETKILKSQITLEQFERQRFGKFSDDQFQTSMTEFTVQKITLRHPDPVKRILCLTEVTLLERDPQTYSVCTLRPLTDVFALVRDKDSLQRFSIEYKNGIVRSYSTNDRDSLLATLLDAVRSSGNQDVHIRISNTPRGKRYVPLSSSVDEETEANLLRLVINNFQNPSKRYEILERFNANVPHSGLNYSVTQDSLFAENKEKLILSALQALAQKELDSPTAQLSNLELEAIFHALTRLLASKVGYAAFTNLTGFREIIGTKVVAALRRKDLAVTYSAIDMINSLMHSVNTDHDLKQEQLNKSSILSSKSFLETLLNMWTTHVSHGSGALVLSAMLDFMTFALCVPYSETTDGKQFDTLLELVADRGRYLYKLFQHPSLAIVKGAGLVLRAIIEEGELQVAQQMQALALDEAALCRHLLVALYTPSNDPTLTTHRQLSRHLIGLWLTDSEEALELFKRIFPAGLLTFLESEDGVPETDVEEDKLNFRDNLKFAIQHSNRTRKNVIEKHLQGIKHWGMNLIEQQDGAAQALKNRPVVLRNRRQKKKTSDAIVNLPYFFYSFAKDHSLPNLIWNHKTREELRMCLENELRQFLNDRDLAGQMIVAWNYQEFEVAYQCLADEIKIGDYYIRLILEKDDWPQNLVKDPIELFNALYRRVLCRQRVNDDQMTVFSLQALAKVYRRYHQDIGKFNDMSYILQLSDRCLSPSMRDALINLISCLVLEKCNCRALIDHVQCLVDLITLAHLHKGRAQLNTKTNVIEAGPNMAAYEEKDWYYNIEKDGQKPERQGPITYSELKELWHKGLITPKTRCWAIGMDGWRSLQQIPQLKWCLIAKGTPLYDETELSSKILDILIKCTSFFPSRTQNGVAVLIPGPKLSRKLSEFICLPHVVQVCLTHDPGLLERVATLLCQIMEDNPEMPKVYLTGVFYFMLMYTGSNILPITRFLKMTHMKQGFRSEETSQSGIMHRSILGQLLPEAMVCFLENYSAEKFAEIFLGEFDTPEVIWSSEMRRLLIEKIAAHIADFTPRLRGHTMARYPYLAIPVISYPQLENELFCHIYYLRHLCDTRKFPNWPISDPVQLLKHTLDAWRKEVEKKPPQMTIQQAYHDLGIDLNKTPKPDESMIRKSYYKLAQMYHPDKNPNGREIFEKVNQAYEFLCSRNVWSSGGPDPNNIVLILRTQSILFERYPDVLRPYKYAGYPQLIKTIRLETRDDELFSKEAQLLTAASELCYHTVHCSALNAEELRREEGIEALLEAYTRCVSILGVDSKPESLHYQVISNVTRCFEVACNFEKCKQKIIQLPQLLSDVCRVVYFKHTLSVSLVTSLAANNYDLQCNLSRNGVLWSLLLFIFEYDYTLDESGVDVSDKSNQQQLANNLAKMAVLGCISLAGYSMELRHKPITGSESNSPAAKPPPAIKPKPVGGATSSAYTQNAHNPLQSKQLAITGGKEKEPDTSSGSSDTSSSTPTDSDQQNPAKRSPSAIQQKYIVAGEAKNSLVKQVLDRLLTRYIANQLATARDSDVLKLLTANTRNPYLIWDNGTRAQLKDFLEQQRTSSARETHEDIAQVYELVSSFEFDAHKEELQIGGIFIRIYNDMPTHPIAQPKLFIMDLLEYLKHAYQFLQYKRNPAATVAAASAAAAPKMGSDGILTPTLAPNHPQLQMQQQQQAARPGSTFDDVLNAYNRSKSRKKLETDAQTEQKLALQQSKYDFASDGKLELHITMVLRALIAVIKANAEVEIQCIGNFEMIFGFLANNIFSDSSTVKSVALEVVALVSRNKECVSEVASCEILGNYLVALKDPELRASQVKVLETLSGLMNVQEMIKEAQAKGAAIYLLDMFCNSRNPQIREMCAEILAKMTADRLSGPKVRITISKFLPTLFIDAMVESPPTSVQLFESIHEHPELIWNDNTRSNVCDAVLEACDRFYQLQKSNPRHVWKDPEILKDIVSNEIVVAGVYLRLFVSNPAWTLRKPKQFLSDLLDFVVEQISKSSSEQDVLDLSTTALVELLRSQPNLADDIPVLGHIPKLFNLLSVQPKNTLSVLHQLSLSEFCVSAISQTECVAPLKKCMEHNRDCIEKACEALSRLFKHQHDSLISQSLEVGLIPFLLGLLDSRLEFVDNPSAVKAQIVAALKGMTHNLNYGDRVTQILLKHPVWAEFKDQRHDLFIADTNIRGYLTGINPTAGYLTAGPAQSVEVLTSPPPIDRDDPSARPPID, encoded by the exons ATGTTGCCGCCCCGGGAAAACGTCGACCTGGAGTGCTTTCTGGTGACCAAGCACTCCTGGAAGGGCAAGTACAAGCGCATCCTCTCCATCGGCACAGCCGGCATCTCCACCTACAATCCAGATAAATTCGATTTAACGAATCGCTGGTCCTACTCGGATATTGTGGCGGCAGCCCCCACCAAGACCTCAAAT ATACCCAATGAGTTCGTGCTGACCATCAAGAAAGACAAGAAGCTGGATACAATCAAATTATCTTCGGAATATCGCAATGACATACTCAGCTCTATATTGAAATACTACAAAGAGTTTGCCGATAAACCGAAAAACACTCAG CGCTTCAGTGCGTACAAGTACCACTGGTCGGGCATCAGCCTGCCCACTGTGCTGGAGGTGACGCCTTGTTCTCTGGACCAGCTGGACCCCACCACAAACGATGTCCTCGCCAGCTACATGTACAAGGACATTGAGGGAATAATAG GCATATCGGACTATGAGGGCGGCATTGTGATGGCCTACGGCGGCTTCAGTCGCCTGCACTTGTTCAAAGCCTTGAATCACCACGAAATCGTGCAGAATATTGCCCAGAGTTCGGCACAGTTCCTGGGCATCGAAACCAAAATACTCAAGAGCCAGATAACACTCGAGCAGTTCGAGAGGCAGCGATTTGGCAAGTTCAG TGACGATCAATTTCAAACGTCGATGACAGAGTTCACAGTGCAAAAGATAACGTTACGCCATCCGGATCCCGTGAAGCGCATACTCTGCCTTACCGAAGTCACGCTTCTGGAGAGGGATCCCCAGACCTACAGTGTCTGCACTTTGCGCCCACTCACCGATGTGTTTGCTTTGGTTCGCGACAAGGACAGTCTGCAGCGCTTTAGCATCGAGTACAAGAACGGAATCGTGCGCAGTTATAGTACCAACGACAGGGACTCCCTGCTGGCCACTCTGCTGGATGCGGTGCGCTCCAGCGGTAACCAGGATGTACACATACGCATCAGCAACACGCCCAGAGGCAAGAGATACGTCCCCCTCAGCAGCTCCGTGGACGAGGAAACGGAGGCCAACTTGTTGCGCTTGGTCATCAACAATTTCCAAAATCCCTCGAAGCGTTACGAAATCTTGGAGCGTTTCAATGCCAATGTGCCGCACAGTGGGCTCAACTACAGTGTGACGCAGGAC AGTCTGTTTGCCGAGAACAAGGAGAAGCTCATATTAAGTGCGCTGCAAGCGTTGGCACAAAAGGAGCTGGACAGTCCCACTGCACAGCTGAGcaacctggagctggaggctATATTTCACGCCCTGACTCGTCTCCTGGCCAGCAAAGTCGGCTATGCAGCCTTCACCAATCTCACGGG ATTTCGCGAGATTATTGGTACTAAGGTTGTGGCTGCTTTGCGACGCAAGGATCTGGCTGTTACATACTCTGCCATTGACATGATTAACTCCCTGATGCATTCGGTGAACACTGACCATGACCTGAAGCAGGAGCAGTTGAATAAATCCTCCATACTGTCATCGAAATCATTTCTGGAAACCCTGCTCAATATGTGGACAACACATGTG AGCCATGGCAGTGGAGCCCTTGTTCTGTCGGCCATGCTGGATTTCATGACCTTCGCGTTATGTGTGCCTTACAGCGAAACGACCGACGGCAAGCAGTTCGATACGCTGCTAGAGTTGGTCGCCGATCGTGGTCGCTACTTGTACAAATTGTTTCAGCACCCCTCGCTGGCGATCGTTAAGGGAGCTGGCCTGGTCTTGCGGGCCATCATCGAGGAGGGAGAGCTGCAGGTGGCTCAGCAGATGCAGGCCCTAGCCCTAGACGAGGCGGCCTTGTGCCGGCACCTGCTGGTGGCGCTGTATACGCCCTCCAATGATCCCACTCTGACTACGCATCGACAGCTGTCACGCCATCTTATTGGGCTATGGCTGACGGACAGCGAGGAGGCCCTGGAGCTGTTCAAGCGTATTTTC CCCGCTGGCCTCTTGACCTTCCTGGAGTCCGAGGACGGCGTGCCGGAGACGGATGTGGAGGAGGATAAGCTCAATTTCCGCGATAACCTCAAGTTTGCAATACAACATTCCAACAGAACACGCAAGAATGTGATAGAGAAGCATTTGCAAGGCATCAAGCATTGGGGCATGAATCTGATCGAACAGCAGGATGGGGCAGCGCAGGCTCTGAAGAATCGTCCAGTGGTTCTGCGCAATCGCCGGCAGAAAAAAAAGACCTCCGATGCCATTGTGAATTTGCCCTACTTCTTCTACAGCTTTGCCAAAGATCACAGTCTGCCAAATCTCATCTGGAACCACAAG ACGCGCGAGGAGCTGCGCATGTGCTTGGAAAATGAGCTAAGGCAGTTCCTGAACGATCGAGACTTGGCTGGTCAGATGATTGTGGCCTGGAACTACCAGGAATTCGAGGTGGCCTACCAATGTCTGGCAGATGAAATCAAAATTGGCGACTACTACATACGGCTGATACTGGAGAAGGACGACTGGCCCCAGAATCTGGTGAAGGATCC GATTGAGCTATTCAATGCTTTATATCGGCGTGTTCTGTGCCGACAGCGAGTAAACGACGACCAGATGACCGTGTTCTCCCTGCAGGCGCTAGCCAAGGTCTACAGGCGCTACCACCAAGATATCGGAAAGTTCAACGACATGTCGTACATTCTGCAACTCAGCGACAGG TGCCTTTCCCCCTCAATGCGCGATGCACTGATAAACTTGATTTCCTGCCTGGTGCTGGAGAAATGCAACTGCCGGGCCCTCATCGATCACGTACAGTGCCTGGTGGATCTCATAACCCTCGCCCATCTGCACAAGGGACGCGCCCAGCTGAATACGAAAACAAATGTCATTGAGGCCGGTCCAAATATGGCGGCGTACGAGGAGAAGGATTGGTATTACAACATCGAGAAGGACGGACAGAAGCCCGAGCGCCAGGGACCTATCACGTACTCGGAGCTGAAAGAGCTCTGGCACAAGGGACTGATCACACCGAAGACCCGTTGCTGGGCCATTGGCATGGATGGCTGGCGGTCTCTGCAGCAAATCCCCCAGCTCAAGTGGTGCCTTATAGCCAAGGGCACGCCGCTCTACGACGAAACGGAGCTATCCTCCAAGATACTCGACATTCTGATCAAGTGCACCAGCTTCTTCCCCAGCCGCACCCAGAACGGGGTGGCTGTGCTCATTCCAGGACCGAAACTGTCGCGAAAGCTCTCTGAGTTCATTTGCCTACCTCATGTGGTCCAAGTTTGCCTCACCCACGACCCCGGACTGCTGGAGCGCGTGGCCACTCTGCTCTGCCAGATAATGGAGGACAATCCCGAGATGCCCAAGGTCTATCTGACCGGAGTTTTTTACTTTATGCTCATGTATACTGGCAGCAACATTCTGCCCATCACGAGATTCCTCAAGATGACGCACATGAAGCAGGGATTCCGCAGCGAGGAG ACTTCGCAGTCGGGAATCATGCACCGCAGCATCCTGGGGCAGCTGCTGCCCGAAGCTATGGTCTGCTTCCTTGAGAACTACAGCGCCGAAAAGTTTGCGGAAATCTTTCTCGGCGAGTTCGACACGCCCGAGGTGATCTGGAGCTCAGAGATGCGAAGGCTGCTCATTGAGAAGATTGCAGCCCACATTGCAGACTTCACGCCGCGGCTGCGAGGCCACACGATGGCCAGATATCCGTACCTGGCCATACCAGTCATCAGCTATCCGCAGCTGGAGAATGAGCTCTTCTGCCACATCTACTATCTGCGGCACCTGTGCGACACCCGGAAGTTCCCCAATTGGCCCATCTCGGACCCGGTGCAGCTGCTGAAGCACACTCTCGACGCCTGGCGCAAGGAAGTGGAGAAGAAGCCACCTCAGATGACAATCCAGCAGGCATATCACGATCTTGGCATTGACCTCAACAAAACTCCAAAGCCGGACGAGAGCATGATACGAAAGAGCTACTACAAGCTGGCCCAGATGTACCATCCAGACAAGAACCCGAATGGCCGCGAGATATTCGAGAAAGTCAATCAG GCCTATGAATTCCTTTGCTCGCGGAACGTGTGGAGCTCGGGCGGACCGGATCCCAATAATATTGTGCTGATCCTGCGCACACAAAGCATTCTCTTCGAACGTTATCCGGATG TTCTGCGGCCGTACAAGTATGCTGGCTATCCGCAGCTCATCAAGACCATCCGACTGGAGACGCGCGACGATGAGCTCTTCTCCAAGGAGGCCCAGCTTCTGACAGCCGCCTCCGAGCTATGCTACCACACGGTCCACTGCTCCGCCCTGAATGCCGAAGAGTTGCGGCGGGAGGAGGGCATTGAGGCTCTGCTTGAAGCCTACACGCGCTGCGTATCCATTCTGGGGGTCGATTCCAAGCCGGAATCGTTGCACTACCAGGTCATATCCAATGTGACGCGCTGCTTTGAGGTGGCATGCAACTTTGAGAAGTGCAAACAGAAGATTATCCAGCTGCCTCAGCTGCTGTCCGACGTGTGCCGCGTCGTGTACTTTAAGCACACGCTGTCTGTGAGCCTGGTGACTAGTCTGGCGGCGAACAACTACGACCTGCAGTGCAATCTGTCGCGGAACGGAGTGCTCtggtcgctgctgctgtttatCTTCGAGTATGACTACACGCTGGACGAGAGTGGCGTGGACGTGAGCGACAAATCCAATCAACAGCAGTTGGCCAACAATCTGGCCAAGATGGCTGTCCTGGGGTGCATTTCCCTGGCCGGATACAGCATGGAGCTGCGCCACAAGCCGATCACTGGCAGCGAGTCCAACTCGCCGGCGGCCAAGCCTCCACCAGCCATCAAGCCCAAACCAGTTGGGGGTGCCACCAGCTCGGCCTACACCCAGAACGCGCATAATCCGCTACAGAGCAAGCAGCTGGCTATCACAGGCGGAAAGGAAAAGGAGCCGGACACCTCATCCGGCAGCAGTGACACCTCCAGCTCCACGCCCACCGACAGCGATCAACAGAACCCGGCCAAGAGAAGCCCCAGTGCCATCCAGCAGAAGTACATCGTGGCGGGGGAGGCCAAGAATTCATTGGTAAAGCAAGTCCTCGACCGCCTCCTCACCCGCTACATTGCCAACCAGCTTGCCACTGCTCGAGACAGCGATGTGCTCAAGCTGCTCACGGCAAACACGAGGAATCCCTACCTCATCTGGGACAATGGAACCCGAGCTCAGCTCAAAGACTTCCTCGAGCAGCAGCGCACCTCCTCCGCCCGAGAGACCCATGAGGACATTGCCCAGGTCTACGAGCTCGTTTCCAGCTTCGAGTTCGATGCCCACAA AGAGGAACTGCAGATTGGCGGCATATTTATACGCATCTACAACGACATGCCCACCCACCCGATTGCGCAGCCCAAGCTGTTCATTATGGATCTGCTTGAGTACTTAAAGCACGCTTATCAGTTTCTGCAATACAAGCGGAATCCGGCCGCCACTGTTGCCGCTGCTAGCGCTGCTGCCGCACCCAAAATGGGCAGCGACGGCATCCTGACCCCCACACTGGCACCCAATCATCCGCAGCTgcagatgcagcagcagcagcaggcggctagGCCGGGCAGCACCTTTGACGATGTTCTCAATGCTTACAATCGGTCGAAGAGCCGAAAGAAGCTCGAGACTGATGCGCAGACGGAGCAGAAGCTGGCGCTGCAACAGAGCAAATATGACTTTGCCAGTGATGGGAAACTGGAACTGCACATAACCATGGTGCTCAGGGCACTGATAGCAGTAATCAAGGCGAATGCCGAGGTGGAAATTCAATGCATTGGAAATTTCGAGATGATCTTCGGCTTTCTGGCCAACAACATATTTTCCGAC AGCTCCACGGTTAAGTCGGTCGCCCTCGAGGTGGTCGCCCTGGTCTCCCGTAACAAGGAGTGCGTTTCCGAGGTGGCCTCCTGTGAGATTCTGGGCAACTATCTGGTGGCCCTCAAGGATCCGGAGCTGCGTGCCAGCCAGGTGAAGGTGCTGGAGACACTCTCGGGTCTGATGAATGTGCAGGAGATGATCAAGGAGGCCCAGGCCAAGGGCGCAGCCATATATCTCCTGGACATGTTCTGTAACTCGCGTAATCCGCAAATCCGAGAGATGTGCGCCGAGATTTTAGCCAAGATGACAGCCGATCGTTTAAGTGGTCCGAAAGTACGCATTACCATATCGAAATTCCTCCCCACATTGTTCATCGATGCCATGGTGGAGTCGCCGCCCACATCCGTGCAGCTCTTCGAGTCCATACACGAGCATCCTGAGCTCATTTGGAACGACAATACGCGATCGAATGTGTGCGATGCGGTCTTGGAAGCCTGCGACAG ATTTTACCAGCTGCAAAAATCGAATCCTCGGCATGTGTGGAAAGACCCTGAAATACTTAAGGACATCGTATCCAATGAAATTGTTGTGGCAGGCGTTTACCTGCGCCTGTTTGTCAGCAATCCCGCTTGGACGCTGCGCAAGCCGAAGCAGTTCCTTTCCGATCTGCTCGACTTTGTTGTGGAGCAGATAAGCAAGAGTTCCTCCGAGCAGGATGTCCTCGATCTGTCCACCACCGCGCTCgtggagctgctgcgctcGCAGCCGAATCTGGCAGACGACATACCAGTGCTGGGCCACATACCAAAGCTGTTCAATCTACTCTCGGTGCAGCCAAAGAACACGCTATCAGTATTACATCAGCTCTCGCTGTCTGAG TTCTGTGTGAGTGCCATCTCTCAGACAGAATGCGTCGCGCCGTTGAAGAAGTGCATGGAACACAATCGGGACTGCATTGAGAAGGCCTGCGAGGCACTGAGTCGGCTTTTCAAACACCAGCAC GACTCATTGATCAGCCAGTCCTTGGAGGTGGGACTCATACCTTTTCTGCTTGGCTTGCTGGACAGTCGGCTGGAATTCGTTGACAATCCATCTGCGGTTAAAGCACAAATCGTTGCGGCCCTTAAAGGGATGACGCACAATCTCAATTATGGCGATCGGGTTACGCAAATCTTGCTCAAGCATCCTGTCTGGGCAGAGTTCAAGGATCAGCGCCACGATCTTTTCATTGCCGACACCAACATACGCGGCTATCTGACGG GCATCAACCCAACGGCTGGCTACCTGACGGCAGGACCTGCGCAAAGCGTGGAAGTGCTCACCTCGCCGCCCCCCATCGATCGCGACGATCCGTCGGCTCGTCCTCCCATAGACTAG